A DNA window from Mastacembelus armatus chromosome 11, fMasArm1.2, whole genome shotgun sequence contains the following coding sequences:
- the LOC113126281 gene encoding G-protein coupled receptor 20 — MESLSTNISSTPTTEPYLPPLTPHPTNCSTWDERWGAPYLAHLDVQLYQDFCTVWVILLVCNCLMLVVGVVLNSLALYVFCGAYTHSSASVVYTINLAVADLLVALSLSARIALYHSGGSCVACSYVHTFSYFVNMYCSILFLTSICIDRYLAVVHASSTLHRWRTTGAARCVSAIVWFLAVVVTYSFQTTTLEFSSSCVLLPALFYLTILEFLLPLLAVVGFTLRVACFLSSSRGLMSQQSRARRARAIRLLATVLVVFTVCFTPFHIRQVLVYFQVDLGGEGLRQGAGHVLVYHITVTLSSLNSCLDPVVYCFVTDSFRRMWRVRRSGGREGNCDAGHTSVADGERNSVNKCPGTAMAIAHSVAALTLTSTPLSVANMHQSV, encoded by the exons ATGGAGAGCCTTTCTACCAACATCAGCTCCACCCCCACCACTGAGCCCTACCTACCCCCTCTGACCCCACACCCAACAAACTGCAGCACCTGGGATGAGCGGTGGGGTGCACCTTACCTCGCCCACCTGGATGTGCAGCTGTATCAAGACTTTTGCACTGTGTGGGTCATTCTGTTG GTGTGTAACTGTCTGATGCTGGTGGTGGGTGTGGTCCTCAACAGCTTGGCTCTCTATGTCTTCTGCGGGGCCTACACCCATTCCTCGGCCTCTGTAGTTTACACTATAAACCTGGCTGTTGCTGACCTGCTGGTGGCGCTGTCGCTATCTGCTCGCATCGCCCTGTACCACAGCGGAGGGAGCTGCGTGGCCTGCTCCTATGTTCACACCTTCAGCTATTTTGTCAACATGTACTGCAGTATCCTGTTTCTGACCAG TATCTGTATAGATCGGTACCTCGCTGTAGTCCATGCATCCAGTACTCTCCATCGATGGAGGACCACAGGAGCAGCCAGGTGTGTCAGCGCCATAGTGTGGTTCCTTGCAGTTGTGGTTACCTATTCTTTCCAG aCCACAACATTGGAGTTCAGCTCTTCCTGCGTGCTCCTCCCTGCCCTCTTCTACCTCACAATCCTGGAGTTCCTCCTCCCCCTTCTCGCTGTGGTGGGCTTCACCCTGCGCGTCgcctgttttctctcctccagcCGCGGCCTCATGTCCCAGCAGAGCAGGGCAAGGAGGGCTCGTGCCATCAGGCTGCTGGCCACCGTCCTGGTGGTCTTTACTGTTTGCTTCACACCTTTTCACATCCGCCAGGTGCTAGTTTACTTCCAGGTTGATCTTGGAGGGGAGGGGCTCAGGCAGGGAGCAGGGCATGTGCTCGTCTATCACATCACAGTGACCCTGAGCAGCCTCAACAGCTGCTTGGATCCAGTGGTTTACTGCTTTGTGACAGACAGCTTCAGGAGAATGTGGAGGGTGAGGAGGAgcggagggagggaggggaacTGCGATGCCGGGCACACAAGTGTTGCAGATGGGGAGAGGAATTCAGTGAATAAATGCCCGGGTACAGCCATGGCGATAGCTCACAGCGTGGCCGCGCTCACCCTCACCAGCACACCCCTGTCTGTGGCCAACATGCACCAGTCTGTTTAG
- the cfap20 gene encoding cilia- and flagella-associated protein 20 — protein sequence MFKNTFQSGFLSILYSIGSKPLQIWDKKVRNGHIKRITDNDIHSLVLEVEGTNVSTTYITCPADPKKTLGIKLPFLVMIIKNLKKYFTFEVQVLDDKNVRRRFRASNYQSTTRVKPFICTMPMRLDDGWNQIQFNLSDFTRRAYGTNYIETLRVQIHANCRIRRVYFSDRLYSEDELPAEFKLYLPVQNQKAKQ from the exons atgtttaaaaacacattccagAGCGGATTCCTGTCTATCCTTTACAGCATTGGCAGCAAACCACTTCAGATATGGGATAAAAAG GTGAGGAATGGTCACATAAAAAGAATTACGGATAATGACATCCACTCACTGGTGTTGGAGGTCGAAGGGACAAATGTCAG CACCACGTATATAACGTGTCCCGCAGACCCCAAGAAGACATTGGGCATCAAGCTTCCCTTTCTGGTCATGATCATTAAGAATCTAAAGAAGTATTTCACCTTTGAAGTCCAG GTATTAGATGATAAAAACGTTCGGCGGCGGTTTCGAGCGAGTAACTATCAGAGCACAACGCGTGTGAAGCCGTTCATCTGCACCATGCCCATGAGGCTTGATGATGGCTGGAACCAGATTCAGTTCAACCTGTCAGATTTCACCAGGAGAGCCTACGGAACCAATTACATTGAGACGCTACGTGTACAG ATCCACGCTAATTGTCGAATACGGAGGGTGTATTTCTCAGACAGACTGTACTCTGAGGATGAGCTCCCAGCAGAGTTTAAACTCTACTTGCCTGTCCAGAACCAGAAGGCCAAG CAGTAG